From one Oncorhynchus keta strain PuntledgeMale-10-30-2019 chromosome 30, Oket_V2, whole genome shotgun sequence genomic stretch:
- the LOC118363546 gene encoding homeodomain-only protein-like, giving the protein MASNGMESMQLAEDQIKILEENFNRVSKHPDESTLMLIAAESGLTEEETAKWFRLRNAQWRQAEGLPAQLGSVKD; this is encoded by the exons ATGGCTTCAAATGGAATGGAAAGTATGCAGTTAGCGGAGGACCAGATAAAAATTCTGGAGGAGAATTTCAACAGAGTCAGCAAGCATCCCGACGAGTCCACGCTCATGTTGATCGCAGCTGAAAGCGGACTAACCGAGGAAGAGACAGCG AAATGGTTTAGGCTACGCAACGCACAGTGGAGACAGGCCGAGGGCCTTCCAGCTCAACTGGGATCAGTGAAAGACTGA